The following proteins are encoded in a genomic region of Hymenobacter siberiensis:
- a CDS encoding EamA family transporter, whose amino-acid sequence MMNWLPLALLTALCLALYNFFIKLAADHVSPAVGAVVLQLVAAALGAAWLLKLKLQGQPLVVSGKGLAWAVLAGLGVGLAEILTFVVFQRGVNSSVGTPVIVGGSVLLTAILGLVVLREALTLPQAGGLLLIVAGIALLARGH is encoded by the coding sequence ATGATGAACTGGCTGCCGCTGGCGCTTCTCACGGCCCTGTGCCTGGCGCTCTACAACTTTTTCATCAAGCTCGCCGCCGACCATGTGTCGCCGGCCGTGGGCGCGGTGGTGCTACAGCTGGTCGCTGCCGCCCTTGGGGCCGCGTGGCTGCTGAAACTGAAGCTGCAGGGCCAGCCGCTGGTCGTTTCTGGCAAGGGCCTGGCCTGGGCGGTGCTCGCCGGGCTGGGCGTGGGCCTGGCTGAAATCCTCACTTTCGTGGTGTTTCAGCGGGGCGTGAATTCCTCCGTGGGTACGCCTGTGATTGTGGGCGGCTCGGTGCTGCTCACGGCCATATTAGGTCTGGTAGTGCTGCGCGAGGCCCTGACGCTGCCTCAGGCCGGGGGCTTGCTGCTGATTGTGGCCGGTATTGCTCTGCTGGCGCGGGGGCATTAA
- a CDS encoding Maf family nucleotide pyrophosphatase, with translation MKLILASNSPRRRQLLTDMGLPYEIRLREVDEDFPAHLRRGEVAEYLAAHKAAAYAPDLAPDELVITADTIVCLENDVLNKPADRAEATAMLTRLQGRAHDVFTGVCLRAGDGRQVVFSDQTTVHFRSLNPAEIGYYIDTCQPYDKAGSYGAQDWLGMAAITRLEGSYFNVMGLPTHRVWAELEALGALPGSTQPR, from the coding sequence GTGAAACTCATTTTAGCTTCCAACTCGCCCCGCCGCCGCCAGCTGCTGACGGATATGGGCCTGCCCTACGAAATCCGGCTGCGCGAAGTAGACGAGGACTTCCCCGCCCACCTGCGCCGGGGCGAAGTGGCCGAATACCTCGCCGCCCACAAAGCCGCCGCCTACGCCCCCGACCTGGCCCCCGATGAGCTGGTGATAACCGCCGACACCATCGTGTGCCTCGAAAACGACGTGCTGAACAAGCCCGCCGACCGCGCCGAAGCCACCGCCATGCTCACCCGCCTGCAGGGCCGCGCCCACGACGTTTTCACGGGCGTGTGCCTGCGCGCCGGCGACGGCCGCCAGGTCGTGTTCTCGGACCAGACCACCGTGCATTTCCGTTCGCTGAACCCGGCCGAAATCGGCTACTACATCGACACCTGCCAGCCCTACGACAAGGCCGGCTCCTATGGGGCGCAGGACTGGCTGGGCATGGCTGCCATCACCCGGCTCGAAGGCTCCTACTTCAACGTGATGGGCCTGCCCACGCACCGTGTGTGGGCCGAGCTGGAAGCCCTCGGGGCATTGCCCGGCAGCACTCAGCCGCGATGA
- a CDS encoding DUF349 domain-containing protein, whose translation MAAEENPTAPLAGGNDPAGEDRMTILQRRLAEIQGKSSPADDAAPSTTATPNAAGETQVELPAQGTPDLAAGQPEGAGTAETPGAAVIAADLGPVVPTPGTPEAAAAAETAQHVSHPVSVDGSDVSAPQARAIEHYGEVMATTPNPEALPAAEHINSATPAPIADPETLSAPDTAATVEDQAPALPTVDLHDAPELEAAQEPLATLPTSSETPLNAAPADVAAIDAGEEATGVEGEAATETAAPDFTALDLPAQASYLVGLLRSPNAGKNRKQISDLTRQYETNVGLVRTAAREKFAAGGEGVEAFAFQQPEGQQELNKALQEFRESRAKDAKAEDASRGDNLSRKKALLDQLRTLVDAAETKDSSGKLKALQAEWKATGAVPQGDSQGIWDTYHGLLDIYYSKQGQFLQMKDLDRRRNLEAKEALIKRAEALGSASGINKALDELTKLHEDWKNIGPVPNDQREPLWQRFIAASDVLHQRRKEFVDQRSTVEKANLVVKQALLERVLPFATFETDRVNLWRSKTDELQEIKTEWEAAGLVPRAQADALNKQYWAAYKAFFNRKNDFFKSLDNEKSANVKAKQALIDQAEEAANNADGDAARQVIIRVQKEWKDVGRVPDKLADKLWHRFRAACDAVFERPKQESRFREEKVQQSSAEQTAHLDTIAEQVNALSVDAPGSLEGFRAILAGWATEFDANDEQPGRGTADRSEEQLLSLLGKYLDHVPGLGYADRTDLLFQTEVARLKARPQAQQQLTRKEMALRKEINELENDHSTLQTNLDFFARSKNASQLREEYQGRIAEGQKRIEALKKQLRMIRS comes from the coding sequence ATGGCTGCTGAAGAAAACCCCACTGCTCCGCTCGCGGGCGGCAACGACCCGGCCGGCGAAGACCGGATGACCATTTTGCAACGCCGTCTGGCCGAAATTCAGGGCAAATCGTCCCCGGCCGATGATGCTGCGCCTTCCACTACAGCCACGCCCAACGCGGCCGGCGAAACGCAGGTAGAGCTGCCCGCCCAGGGCACCCCCGATTTGGCCGCCGGCCAGCCCGAGGGTGCTGGCACAGCCGAAACACCCGGGGCCGCTGTTATCGCCGCCGACCTCGGCCCAGTCGTGCCCACGCCCGGCACGCCCGAAGCCGCCGCCGCCGCCGAAACTGCCCAGCACGTTTCCCATCCCGTAAGCGTGGATGGCAGCGATGTTTCGGCTCCGCAGGCCCGCGCCATTGAGCACTACGGCGAAGTAATGGCCACTACACCCAATCCCGAAGCCCTGCCCGCTGCCGAGCACATCAACAGTGCCACGCCCGCGCCCATTGCCGACCCCGAAACGCTGAGCGCCCCAGACACGGCTGCCACCGTCGAAGACCAGGCTCCCGCGCTGCCCACTGTGGACCTGCACGATGCCCCGGAGCTGGAAGCCGCGCAGGAGCCGTTGGCCACGCTGCCCACCTCGTCGGAAACCCCGCTGAATGCGGCCCCGGCCGATGTTGCGGCTATTGATGCTGGCGAAGAAGCAACCGGCGTGGAAGGTGAAGCAGCTACTGAAACCGCTGCTCCTGATTTCACTGCCCTCGACCTGCCGGCCCAGGCCAGCTACCTGGTGGGCTTGTTGCGCAGCCCCAACGCTGGCAAAAATCGCAAGCAGATTTCAGACCTCACCCGCCAGTACGAAACCAACGTGGGTCTGGTCCGCACCGCTGCTCGCGAGAAATTCGCCGCCGGTGGCGAAGGTGTCGAAGCCTTTGCTTTCCAGCAGCCCGAAGGCCAGCAGGAGCTGAACAAAGCCCTGCAGGAGTTCCGCGAGAGCCGCGCCAAAGATGCCAAAGCCGAGGACGCCAGCCGTGGCGACAACCTCAGCCGGAAAAAAGCCCTGCTCGACCAGCTCCGTACGCTGGTTGACGCCGCCGAAACCAAAGACAGCTCCGGCAAGCTGAAGGCCCTGCAGGCCGAGTGGAAAGCCACCGGTGCGGTGCCCCAGGGCGACAGCCAGGGTATCTGGGATACATACCACGGCCTGCTCGACATCTATTACAGCAAGCAGGGCCAGTTCCTGCAGATGAAGGACCTGGACCGCCGCCGCAACCTGGAGGCCAAAGAGGCCCTCATCAAGCGCGCCGAAGCCCTCGGCTCGGCTTCCGGCATCAATAAAGCCCTCGATGAGCTCACCAAGCTGCACGAGGACTGGAAGAACATCGGCCCCGTGCCCAACGACCAGCGCGAGCCGCTGTGGCAGCGCTTCATTGCTGCTTCGGATGTGCTGCACCAGCGCCGCAAGGAGTTCGTGGACCAGCGCTCGACCGTGGAGAAAGCCAACCTTGTGGTGAAGCAGGCCCTGTTGGAGCGCGTGCTACCCTTCGCTACCTTCGAAACTGACCGCGTAAACCTGTGGCGCTCGAAGACCGATGAGCTTCAGGAAATCAAGACCGAGTGGGAAGCTGCCGGCCTTGTGCCCCGCGCCCAGGCCGATGCCCTGAACAAGCAATACTGGGCGGCCTACAAGGCTTTCTTCAACCGGAAGAACGACTTCTTTAAGTCGCTCGATAACGAGAAGTCGGCGAACGTGAAAGCCAAGCAGGCCCTTATCGACCAGGCCGAAGAAGCCGCCAACAATGCCGACGGCGACGCTGCCCGTCAGGTAATCATTCGGGTGCAGAAGGAGTGGAAGGACGTAGGCCGCGTGCCCGATAAGCTGGCCGATAAGCTCTGGCACCGGTTCCGCGCCGCTTGCGATGCCGTGTTTGAGCGTCCCAAGCAGGAATCCCGCTTCCGCGAGGAGAAGGTGCAGCAGTCGTCGGCTGAGCAGACCGCGCACCTCGATACTATCGCCGAGCAGGTTAATGCTCTCAGCGTTGATGCACCGGGCTCGCTCGAAGGCTTCCGGGCCATCCTGGCCGGCTGGGCCACCGAGTTTGATGCCAACGACGAGCAGCCCGGCCGCGGCACCGCCGACCGCAGCGAAGAGCAGCTGTTGTCGCTGCTCGGCAAGTACCTCGACCACGTTCCCGGCCTGGGCTACGCCGACCGTACCGATTTATTGTTCCAGACCGAAGTAGCGCGCCTCAAAGCCCGCCCGCAGGCTCAGCAGCAGCTCACGCGCAAGGAAATGGCCTTGCGCAAGGAAATTAACGAGCTGGAAAACGACCACTCGACCCTGCAAACCAACCTCGATTTCTTCGCCCGCTCCAAAAATGCTTCCCAGCTCCGCGAGGAGTACCAGGGCCGCATCGCCGAAGGCCAGAAGCGCATCGAAGCCCTGAAGAAGCAGTTGCGGATGATTCGCAGCTAA
- a CDS encoding NAD(P)H-dependent glycerol-3-phosphate dehydrogenase, with amino-acid sequence MEKIAMLGGGSWATALTKILSENGSRVDWWLRSKDDVQHLLRTRHNPRYLSAVQLDLNRVYPTTDLEEAIEEADWLVLAVPAAFVQPVLDKLDRDVLKHKKVISAIKGMIPGKNQLVTDYVAERFRLPRTQLGVIAGPCHAEEVALEKQSYLTIGSPDAALALAFCELLRNRFVSAHPATDLDGIEYCAVMKNIIALTGGIAHGLGYGDNFLAVLVSNAVQEIRRFLQAINPQPRDLSASAYLGDLLVTAYSQFSRNRTFGSMVGRGYSVKSAQLEMNMVAEGYYAVKSIHELNKKLKVNMPITDAAFNILYERISPAVELEILKEKLR; translated from the coding sequence TTGGAAAAAATTGCCATGCTCGGCGGCGGCTCCTGGGCCACCGCACTCACCAAAATCCTCAGCGAAAACGGCTCCCGCGTGGATTGGTGGCTGCGCTCGAAAGACGATGTGCAACACCTGTTGCGCACCCGCCACAACCCGCGCTACCTCTCGGCCGTGCAGCTCGACCTGAACCGCGTGTACCCCACCACCGACCTGGAAGAAGCCATTGAGGAAGCCGACTGGCTGGTGCTGGCCGTGCCGGCTGCCTTCGTGCAGCCCGTGCTTGACAAGCTGGACCGCGATGTGCTGAAACATAAAAAGGTGATTTCGGCCATCAAGGGGATGATTCCGGGCAAAAACCAGCTCGTGACCGACTACGTGGCTGAGCGGTTCCGGCTGCCGCGCACGCAGCTTGGCGTGATTGCCGGGCCGTGCCACGCCGAGGAAGTGGCCCTCGAAAAGCAGAGCTACCTCACCATCGGCTCGCCCGATGCGGCGCTGGCGCTGGCTTTTTGTGAGCTGCTGCGCAACCGTTTCGTGAGCGCCCACCCCGCTACCGACCTCGACGGCATCGAGTACTGCGCGGTGATGAAAAACATCATCGCCCTCACCGGCGGCATCGCCCACGGCCTGGGCTACGGCGACAACTTCCTGGCCGTGCTGGTGAGCAACGCCGTGCAGGAAATCCGTCGCTTTTTGCAGGCTATCAACCCGCAGCCGCGCGACCTTTCGGCCTCGGCCTACCTCGGCGATTTGCTGGTGACAGCTTACTCGCAGTTCTCGCGCAACCGCACCTTCGGCAGCATGGTGGGGCGCGGCTATTCGGTGAAATCGGCCCAGCTGGAGATGAATATGGTGGCCGAAGGCTACTACGCCGTGAAATCTATCCACGAGTTAAACAAGAAGCTCAAAGTGAACATGCCGATAACGGATGCGGCGTTCAATATTTTGTATGAGCGGATTTCGCCGGCCGTGGAGTTAGAGATTTTGAAGGAGAAGTTGCGGTAA
- a CDS encoding DUF4259 domain-containing protein, with the protein MGAWGHQNFENDSAMDFVGEFIESPNLDVINEALSVVIEAGAEEEYIEVDEASAALAAAEIVAAALGQAATDVPEELPASIQKIGLTVDDKMLKKARKAVKQVLRESELQELWQEGGEPNEWQQVQEGLLKRLGQV; encoded by the coding sequence ATGGGAGCTTGGGGACATCAGAATTTTGAAAATGATTCGGCAATGGATTTTGTCGGTGAATTCATAGAATCGCCGAATCTTGACGTTATCAATGAGGCGCTTTCGGTCGTTATCGAGGCGGGTGCGGAGGAAGAATACATTGAAGTAGATGAGGCTTCAGCAGCGTTAGCAGCAGCAGAGATTGTCGCTGCTGCTTTGGGCCAGGCTGCTACTGATGTGCCGGAAGAGTTGCCAGCTTCAATCCAAAAAATAGGGTTGACAGTTGACGATAAAATGTTAAAAAAAGCTCGAAAAGCTGTCAAGCAAGTACTGCGGGAATCGGAACTTCAAGAACTATGGCAGGAAGGCGGTGAGCCTAACGAATGGCAACAGGTGCAGGAAGGACTGTTGAAACGACTGGGCCAGGTATGA
- a CDS encoding YqgE/AlgH family protein: MRPGTLLISKPFLGDPNFERSVVLLCRDEPADGSFGLVLNRLTSLVLDDVLDLPPEATAAAMVPIYVGGPVEPNTLHYLHRRADLPGATDLGQGVYWGGDFETLLGLLGSGALEAGDVRLFAGYSGWSAGQLAGEMQGQSWIRHPASAGKVFTLASDAFWREILREKGGKFKVLANYPVDPRLN, from the coding sequence ATGCGGCCCGGTACTCTGCTCATTTCCAAGCCCTTCCTCGGCGACCCCAATTTCGAGCGCAGCGTGGTGCTGCTCTGCCGCGACGAACCTGCCGATGGCTCCTTCGGCCTCGTGCTGAACCGTCTCACCAGCCTCGTGCTCGACGACGTGCTCGACCTGCCGCCCGAGGCCACGGCCGCCGCCATGGTGCCCATCTACGTGGGTGGGCCCGTCGAGCCCAACACGCTGCACTACCTGCACCGCCGGGCTGACCTGCCCGGGGCTACCGATTTGGGCCAGGGCGTGTATTGGGGTGGCGATTTTGAAACCCTGCTCGGCTTACTCGGCAGTGGGGCCCTCGAAGCCGGTGATGTGCGGCTATTTGCTGGATATTCGGGGTGGTCGGCGGGCCAGCTGGCCGGCGAAATGCAGGGGCAGAGTTGGATACGGCACCCCGCAAGCGCTGGGAAAGTGTTTACTTTGGCATCTGATGCGTTCTGGCGGGAAATTCTGCGGGAGAAGGGCGGCAAGTTTAAAGTCCTGGCCAACTATCCCGTCGACCCCCGGCTCAACTAA
- a CDS encoding glycosyltransferase family protein, which produces MKVVGFTFVRNAIKYDYPVLESINSLLPLCDELVVAVGNSDDDTLGLIQRINSPKIRVIETVWDDSLREGGRVLAVETDKALAAVPADADWAIYLQADEVLHEADYAAIRVGMERWKDDKSVQGLLLNYRHFYGSYDYVGDSYRWYRREIRIVRPDIGVASYRDAQGFRLADNSKLRVKLLDATVHHYGWVKTPAAMQRKQETFNKLWYSDEWVAQNVAPAEDFDYSQVDSLQRFTGTHPQVMLARIRQQNWRYEHDMSRNQHRLKDRFKRALELLTGYRIGEYRNYKLV; this is translated from the coding sequence ATGAAAGTAGTCGGTTTCACCTTCGTCCGCAATGCCATCAAGTACGATTACCCCGTGCTCGAAAGCATCAATTCCCTACTGCCACTTTGCGATGAATTAGTAGTAGCCGTAGGTAATTCAGACGATGATACGCTGGGGCTGATTCAACGAATCAACTCCCCAAAAATCCGTGTCATCGAAACCGTGTGGGACGATTCCTTGCGCGAGGGCGGCCGGGTGCTGGCCGTGGAAACCGATAAGGCCCTGGCCGCCGTGCCGGCCGATGCCGACTGGGCCATCTATTTGCAAGCCGATGAGGTGCTGCACGAGGCCGATTACGCGGCCATCCGGGTCGGAATGGAGCGCTGGAAAGATGATAAATCCGTGCAAGGCCTGCTGCTGAACTACCGGCATTTCTACGGCTCTTACGACTACGTGGGCGATTCCTACCGCTGGTACCGGCGCGAAATCCGCATTGTGCGGCCCGATATTGGCGTGGCTTCTTACCGCGACGCGCAGGGCTTTCGGCTGGCCGATAACAGCAAGCTGCGCGTAAAGCTGCTCGATGCCACCGTGCACCACTACGGCTGGGTGAAAACGCCCGCCGCCATGCAGCGCAAGCAGGAAACCTTCAATAAGCTGTGGTATTCCGACGAGTGGGTGGCCCAGAACGTGGCCCCGGCCGAGGATTTTGATTACAGCCAGGTTGACTCTCTGCAGCGCTTTACCGGCACGCACCCGCAGGTAATGCTGGCCCGCATCCGGCAGCAAAACTGGCGCTACGAGCACGACATGAGCCGCAACCAGCACCGGCTGAAAGACCGTTTCAAGCGTGCCTTGGAGCTGCTGACGGGCTACCGAATTGGCGAGTACCGCAACTACAAGCTCGTATAA
- the pdxH gene encoding pyridoxamine 5'-phosphate oxidase, translated as MTDLHLADLRKTYAQRTLSEADVLPEAVPQFRAWLEEAIAARLDEPTAMTVSTVAAATGQPSSRVVLLKGLPDDAGFLFYTNYDSRKGQELTAQPLAALNFFWPGLERQVRVEGRVEKAPNTMSTEYFQSRPRSSQLGAWASPQSQVIGSREELEAREEAVAEEFGEQNPLPRPDNWGGYILRPTRLELWQGRPSRLHDRIVYEWDGAAWKRSRLAP; from the coding sequence ATGACTGACCTGCACCTTGCCGACCTGCGCAAAACGTACGCCCAGCGCACCCTTTCCGAAGCCGATGTGCTGCCAGAGGCCGTGCCCCAGTTTCGGGCGTGGCTGGAAGAAGCCATAGCTGCCCGGCTCGACGAGCCCACGGCCATGACCGTGAGTACTGTAGCGGCCGCCACGGGGCAGCCATCGTCGCGGGTGGTGCTGTTGAAAGGCCTGCCCGATGACGCCGGCTTTCTGTTTTATACAAATTACGACTCGCGTAAGGGCCAGGAGCTGACCGCGCAGCCACTGGCGGCGCTCAACTTCTTCTGGCCCGGCCTGGAGCGGCAGGTGCGCGTGGAAGGCCGCGTAGAAAAGGCTCCGAACACGATGTCGACCGAATATTTCCAAAGCCGGCCGCGCAGCAGCCAGCTCGGGGCCTGGGCTTCGCCCCAAAGCCAGGTCATCGGCAGCCGCGAAGAGCTTGAAGCCCGCGAAGAAGCCGTAGCCGAGGAGTTTGGGGAGCAAAACCCGCTGCCGCGCCCCGACAACTGGGGCGGCTACATTCTGCGGCCCACGCGGCTGGAGCTGTGGCAGGGCCGCCCCAGCCGCCTGCACGACCGCATTGTGTACGAGTGGGATGGCGCCGCCTGGAAGCGCAGCCGCCTGGCCCCGTGA
- a CDS encoding DUF1015 domain-containing protein, with protein MAEIQPLRGWRYNAALSANIDAYVSPLFDVVSAKQREALYRNPLNSIHLSVPRGDDPTEAALLQLREWQASGVLRQDELPGIYAYYQYFQLPGSPRKYCRKGFICHIRAYDWEENVVLRHENTLPASVNDRAELLARTQFQTSATHGLYRDEDFELETYLDEAMRAPLLETEEDYQGARDVLAVIQDAAIIRRFQEVLAKREVILADGHHRYEGSLAYRQARELAADGRATGREPWNYHLMYLTNAAADDLRILPTHRLLLDLPAELNTGELLDRLAPYFTVLPTDDASDLPEIITGKQWAFGLYVDGQSFKIRLRPEVHGQLDWDTTEEVKTLDLTVLHFFVLEKVLGIVGPDAQRAWPGVAYVRNFTECLQRVDRGEARGAFIVNEVTMAEVEAVCHSGAVMPPKSTFFYPKTIGGFLFSSIADEEAGNAFAELFQANPK; from the coding sequence TTGGCTGAAATTCAACCCCTGCGCGGCTGGCGCTACAATGCGGCGCTGAGCGCCAACATCGATGCCTATGTTTCACCGCTGTTCGATGTCGTATCGGCGAAGCAGCGGGAGGCGCTTTACCGTAATCCACTCAACTCCATCCATTTGTCGGTGCCCCGGGGCGATGACCCAACCGAGGCGGCGCTGTTGCAGTTGCGCGAATGGCAGGCCAGCGGCGTACTGCGGCAGGACGAACTGCCGGGCATTTATGCCTACTACCAGTATTTCCAGCTGCCCGGAAGCCCCCGCAAATATTGCCGCAAGGGGTTCATATGCCACATTCGGGCCTATGACTGGGAGGAAAACGTGGTACTACGCCACGAGAACACGCTGCCCGCCTCGGTGAACGACCGGGCCGAGCTACTGGCCCGCACCCAGTTTCAGACCAGCGCCACGCACGGGCTGTACCGCGACGAGGATTTTGAGCTGGAAACCTACCTGGACGAGGCCATGCGCGCGCCACTGCTCGAAACCGAGGAAGACTACCAGGGTGCGCGCGACGTACTGGCCGTGATTCAGGATGCGGCCATCATTCGACGGTTTCAGGAGGTGCTGGCCAAGCGGGAGGTAATTCTGGCCGATGGCCACCACCGCTACGAAGGCTCCCTGGCCTACCGCCAGGCCCGCGAGCTGGCCGCCGACGGCCGCGCCACCGGCCGCGAGCCCTGGAACTACCACCTCATGTACCTCACCAACGCGGCGGCCGACGACCTGCGCATTCTGCCCACCCACCGCCTGCTGCTGGACCTACCCGCCGAACTAAACACCGGCGAGCTGCTGGACCGGCTGGCCCCCTACTTCACCGTTTTGCCCACTGATGATGCCAGCGACCTGCCCGAAATCATCACCGGAAAGCAGTGGGCATTCGGCCTGTACGTGGATGGGCAGTCGTTCAAAATCCGGCTCCGGCCCGAAGTGCATGGACAGCTGGACTGGGACACGACCGAGGAAGTAAAAACGCTGGACCTTACGGTGCTGCACTTTTTTGTATTGGAAAAGGTGCTGGGCATTGTGGGGCCGGACGCGCAACGGGCGTGGCCGGGCGTGGCCTACGTGCGCAATTTCACCGAATGTCTCCAGCGCGTGGACCGGGGCGAGGCCCGGGGGGCCTTCATCGTAAACGAGGTGACCATGGCCGAAGTGGAAGCCGTGTGCCATTCCGGGGCCGTGATGCCGCCCAAATCAACTTTTTTCTATCCCAAAACCATCGGCGGTTTTCTCTTCAGCAGCATTGCCGATGAAGAAGCCGGCAACGCTTTCGCCGAGCTTTTCCAGGCCAACCCCAAGTGA